Proteins co-encoded in one Ziziphus jujuba cultivar Dongzao chromosome 9, ASM3175591v1 genomic window:
- the LOC107427490 gene encoding proline-rich receptor-like protein kinase PERK4 gives MSSSPSVTASSPDSSPSPPTPPSSTSPDSPPDSSSSSSSSPSPPSPPPSSTSPDSPPGSSSSSSSPPSPPSPPPKEPPPSPPPKSSSSPSPKASPTPPTPPTPSSKNDSSAPPPSKAGSPPQISSPTPPSSSGDSSPSPPHAQKSPPSSSSSNATKSSDSDSSSSSSSSSSSPSGSSSSWSAPVIVGVTVAVVAVVLVISICVFCLKKKRRKNEPMKYHGENPSQARKGGNNYYNSTPGGDHVVRLSSAGGGGWNAQPPPPLPFPNSGDASSDFSGAPLPPPAPGMALGFNKNTFTYEELAAATNGFSQANLLGQGGFGYVHKGVLPNGTQVAVKSLKSGSGQGEREFQAEVETISRVHHRHLVTLEGYSIAGGQRMLVYEFVPNKTLEYHLHGKGLPIMDCATRLRIAIGSAKGLAYLHEDCHPRIIHRDIKSANILLDYNFEAMVADFGLAKLSSDNYTHVSTRVMGTFGYLAPEYASSGKLTEKSDVFSFGVMLLELITGRRPVDPSNAMEDSLVDWARPLLTRALEDGNFEELVDPRLEGNYNTHEMMRMIAAAASSIRHSARKRPKMSQIVRALEGDVSMDEINDGVKPGHTAFFPSSSSSEYDTNAYNADMKKFRQMALSSQDFGMSGEYGTGSSNDSREMANNGTQRF, from the exons ATGTCTTCTTCGCCTTCTGTGACTGCTTCGTCCCCAGATTCGTCCCCCAGCCCACCAACACCACCGTCGTCCACATCGCCTGATTCGCCACCggattcttcatcatcatcgtcgTCATCGCCATCACCACCATCACCTCCACCGTCGTCCACATCGCCTGATTCGCCACCGGGTTCTTCATCATCGTCGTCGTCACCGCCATCACCACCGTCACCTCCACCTAAAGAACCACCTCCCTCGCCTCCACCAAAATCCAGCAGTTCCCCATCTCCAAAGGCATCCCCAACACCTCCTACACCGCCAACGCCTTCTTCCAAAAATGACAGCTCTGCTCCTCCACCTTCCAAAGCCGGTTCACCCCCACAGATTTCTTCACCTACTCCTCCGTCTTCCAGCGGCGATTCATCCCCATCACCACCTCATGCACAGAAATCCCCAccgtcttcatcatcatcaaatgcaacaaagtcATCGGATTCCGATAGctcctcctcttcctcctcctcctcctcctcccccTCCGGTTCCTCATCATCTTGGTCGGCACCGGTAATAGTAGGAGTGACTGTTGCAGTAGTGGCAGTAGTACTTGTGATCTCCATATGTGTGTTTTgcttgaagaagaagaggaggaagaatGAACCTATGAAGTATCACGGCGAAAATCCTTCTCAAGCTCGCAAAG GTGGTAACAATTATTACAACAGTACACCGGGAGGAGACCATGTGGTTCGGCTAAGCTCCGCCGGCGGCGGTGGCTGGAACGCGCAGCCACCACCTCCACTGCCATTCCCCAACAGTGGGGATGCGAGCTCCGACTTCTCAGGTGCACCGTTGCCTCCTCCAGCACCGGGAATGGCTCTGGGATTCAATAAGAACACCTTCACTTACGAAGAGCTCGCCGCGGCCACGAACGGGTTCTCGCAAGCCAACTTGTTGGGTCAGGGCGGGTTCGGGTACGTGCACAAGGGTGTGTTGCCCAATGGAACCCAAGTTGCGGTGAAGAGTTTGAAAAGTGGGAGTGGGCAAGGTGAGAGAGAGTTCCAGGCTGAGGTTGAGACCATCAGCCGTGTCCATCATCGCCATCTTGTCACCCTCGAAGGTTATAGTATTGCTGGTGGGCAGAGGATGCTGGTGTATGAATTTGTTCCCAATAAGACCTTGGAATATCATTTGCATG GAAAGGGTCTTCCCATCATGGATTGCGCAACCAGGCTTCGGATAGCGATAGGATCTGCCAAGGGCCTCGCATACCTTCATGAGGATT GCCATCCACGAATTATCCATCGGGATATCAAATCTGCTAACATTCTGCTTGATTACAACTTTGAAGCCATG GTGGCCGATTTCGGGTTGGCTAAGCTGTCTTCTGATAATTACACTCACGTTTCTACAAGAGTCATGGGAACATTTGG GTACTTGGCTCCAGAATATGCATCAAGTGGGAAGTTAACAGAGAAATCTGATGTTTTCTCGTTTGGAGTCATGCTCTTGGAGCTCATCACTGGAAGGCGACCTGTTGATCCGTCGAATGCCATGGAGGATAGCTTAGTTGATTGG GCTCGACCTCTTTTGACTCGTGCATTGGAAGATGGAAATTTCGAAGAGCTTGTGGATCCAAGGTTGGAAGGTAATTACAACACCCATGAGATGATGCGCATGATCGCCGCTGCCGCCTCTAGCATCCGCCATTCTGCCAGAAAGCGCCCAAAGATGAGCCAG ATAGTACGAGCACTGGAGGGAGATGTATCAATGGACGAAATTAATGACGGGGTGAAACCTGGGCATACTGCTTTCTTCCCTTCAAGTAGCAGCTCAGAGTATGATACAAATGCATACAACGCTGACATGAAGAAGTTCAGGCAAATGGCTCTTTCCAGCCAGGATTTCGGGATGAGCGGCGAGTATGGGACGGGTTCTAGTAATGACTCGCGAGAGATGGCCAACAATGGCACCCAAAGGTTTTGA